The following coding sequences are from one Streptomyces venezuelae window:
- a CDS encoding ATP-binding protein gives MSSSVVSAREADVLALLGEHLSNAEIAARLFISVRTVESHVSSLLRKLEVPDRRALSRRAAASSRGPAPDAVGRLPAPLTTFVGRGREREELATAVRTHRQVTAVGPGGVGKTRLALAVAADVTDDFADGAWFVDLAPLTDPGRVDAAVAAAVHVGEQPGRGLAEVLTAALAGREALLVLDNCEHVREGVAPFLERLLAACPRLRVLATSRARLLAPFERVFSVPPLSRAGGDESEAVTLFMERAAAVGWPPGPAVGEGVVDLCERLDGMALAIELAAARWPTLGLDGLTAGLSDQLRMLAGGARADDRHRSLRAVLDWSHGLLAPQDQALLRRVAVFVAPFTVDAAVSTALGGDAEVGGADSVAGFDSADGVDSVAGPGSWAAVADGLGRLAEHSLLTAVPSATGTRYQALETIRQYGTEQLVHAGELTGVRSRHLAWCLAGAEDLRDGADTGGDEWRARFDAGAQDIRAALAWARGRPEQRADARRLAGLLAELAFARHLVAESQERFEQAAELAGESSDDAGAAAALRRAAGVAGCRRLGDDMFRLHRAAADAARRAGDTADACRDLAAAATVAYRFSTSFPAIPVEAEIKDVLAQAHEMSDAGDTAAEAALALAEAAVTADAFGALQGGADNTARETVAYAERAVALARLTGDPVAESAALDALSGARCWAGESFGAAEAARRRIDVLARSPRTPAATHEVMDALAMAAGTALGVGELPQARRWSGQLASHPLLAEAGHQATSWLLVTDAFAGHADDVLARAVGFREAWERSGRQRSLSLGAAAASVAMIHGLRGDVEGRADWLALVEQADTAEQHRKGYGAVFDAMVRLHHGDPDAALSSVARSPDAVWKWVCWVWLHWYVTLRAEASVLARHPEAQSRVDSARTVVAGDALAAAQVERAQALLDEDVPRLLATRAAFQAAGCPYQAARTLLLAGGAHADRGRAALTSLGLDPITGRQEQRTEPPE, from the coding sequence ATGTCCAGTTCTGTGGTCTCGGCTCGGGAAGCCGACGTGCTCGCTCTGCTCGGGGAGCACCTCAGCAACGCGGAGATCGCCGCGCGGCTCTTCATCTCCGTGCGCACTGTCGAGTCCCATGTCTCTTCGCTGTTGCGCAAGTTGGAGGTGCCCGACCGGCGGGCGCTGTCCCGCCGGGCGGCGGCGTCGAGCCGTGGCCCGGCACCCGACGCGGTGGGCCGACTGCCCGCACCCCTGACGACGTTCGTCGGCCGCGGGCGGGAACGCGAGGAACTGGCGACGGCGGTGCGGACGCACCGGCAGGTGACCGCGGTCGGCCCGGGCGGGGTGGGCAAGACGCGGCTCGCCCTCGCGGTGGCCGCGGACGTCACGGACGACTTCGCCGACGGCGCGTGGTTCGTCGATCTGGCCCCGCTCACCGACCCCGGCAGGGTGGACGCGGCGGTCGCGGCCGCGGTGCACGTGGGCGAGCAGCCCGGGCGCGGACTCGCCGAGGTGCTCACGGCGGCTCTGGCGGGCCGTGAGGCCCTGCTGGTCCTGGACAACTGCGAGCACGTGAGGGAGGGCGTCGCGCCCTTCCTGGAGCGGCTGTTGGCGGCCTGCCCTCGGTTGCGGGTCCTCGCGACGAGCCGGGCCCGGCTTCTGGCGCCCTTCGAACGGGTCTTCTCCGTCCCGCCGCTGTCACGGGCCGGTGGCGACGAGTCGGAAGCGGTGACCTTGTTCATGGAGAGGGCGGCGGCCGTGGGGTGGCCGCCGGGCCCTGCGGTCGGCGAGGGGGTCGTGGACCTGTGCGAGCGGCTCGACGGCATGGCGCTCGCGATCGAACTCGCGGCGGCACGGTGGCCGACGCTCGGTCTCGACGGGCTGACGGCCGGTCTCTCCGACCAACTGCGGATGCTGGCGGGCGGCGCCCGCGCCGACGACCGGCACCGGTCGTTGCGGGCCGTGCTCGACTGGAGCCATGGCCTTCTCGCCCCGCAGGACCAGGCGCTGTTGCGGCGGGTTGCGGTGTTCGTGGCGCCGTTCACGGTGGACGCGGCGGTGAGTACGGCCCTGGGGGGTGACGCGGAGGTGGGCGGGGCCGACTCCGTGGCCGGGTTCGACTCCGCGGACGGGGTCGACTCCGTGGCCGGGCCCGGCTCCTGGGCTGCGGTCGCCGACGGGCTCGGGCGGCTTGCCGAGCACAGTCTGCTGACCGCGGTCCCCTCCGCGACCGGCACCCGGTACCAGGCGCTGGAGACCATCCGCCAGTACGGCACGGAACAACTCGTCCACGCCGGTGAACTGACCGGCGTCCGGTCCCGGCACCTGGCGTGGTGCCTGGCCGGTGCGGAAGACCTGCGGGACGGCGCGGACACCGGCGGCGACGAGTGGCGGGCCCGCTTCGACGCGGGGGCGCAGGACATCAGGGCCGCCCTGGCCTGGGCGCGCGGCAGGCCCGAGCAGCGCGCCGACGCCCGTCGTCTCGCCGGACTCCTCGCCGAGCTGGCCTTCGCCCGCCATCTCGTCGCCGAGTCGCAGGAGCGGTTCGAGCAGGCCGCCGAGCTGGCCGGGGAGTCGTCGGACGACGCCGGGGCCGCCGCGGCACTGCGTCGGGCCGCCGGGGTGGCCGGGTGCCGCCGTCTCGGCGACGACATGTTCCGCCTGCACCGGGCCGCCGCCGACGCCGCTCGCCGAGCCGGCGACACCGCCGACGCCTGCCGCGACCTCGCGGCGGCCGCCACCGTCGCCTACCGCTTCTCCACGTCGTTCCCGGCCATCCCCGTCGAGGCGGAGATCAAGGACGTACTGGCGCAGGCGCACGAGATGTCCGACGCGGGCGACACGGCGGCCGAGGCGGCGCTCGCGCTGGCCGAGGCGGCGGTGACCGCGGATGCCTTCGGCGCGCTGCAAGGGGGCGCGGACAACACCGCGCGGGAGACGGTCGCGTACGCCGAACGCGCCGTCGCGCTGGCCCGGCTGACCGGCGACCCCGTGGCCGAGTCGGCCGCTCTCGACGCGCTCTCGGGCGCCCGGTGCTGGGCAGGCGAGTCCTTCGGCGCGGCTGAGGCCGCCCGCCGCCGGATCGACGTCCTGGCGAGGTCGCCGCGCACCCCGGCGGCGACGCACGAGGTGATGGACGCACTGGCCATGGCGGCCGGAACGGCGCTGGGCGTGGGGGAGTTGCCGCAAGCCCGGCGCTGGAGCGGGCAGCTGGCGAGTCATCCGTTGCTGGCTGAGGCGGGCCATCAGGCCACGTCGTGGCTCCTCGTCACGGACGCGTTCGCCGGCCACGCCGATGACGTGCTCGCTCGCGCCGTCGGATTCCGCGAGGCGTGGGAGCGCAGCGGCCGCCAGCGCTCACTCTCGCTGGGCGCCGCGGCCGCGTCGGTCGCCATGATCCACGGCCTGCGCGGCGACGTGGAGGGGCGGGCGGACTGGCTGGCCCTCGTGGAGCAGGCCGACACCGCCGAACAGCACCGCAAGGGTTACGGCGCCGTCTTCGACGCCATGGTCCGGCTCCACCACGGAGATCCGGACGCCGCCCTGTCGAGCGTCGCACGGTCCCCGGACGCGGTGTGGAAGTGGGTGTGCTGGGTCTGGCTGCACTGGTACGTGACTCTCCGGGCGGAGGCGTCGGTGCTGGCCCGCCACCCGGAGGCCCAGTCCCGCGTCGACTCCGCCCGCACCGTCGTGGCGGGCGACGCGCTCGCCGCCGCGCAGGTGGAACGGGCACAGGCGCTGCTCGACGAGGACGTGCCACGCCTCCTCGCGACCCGGGCCGCGTTCCAGGCGGCAGGCTGCCCGTACCAGGCGGCGCGGACGCTGCTGCTCGCGGGCGGCGCGCACGCGGACCGGGGGAGGGCGGCACTGACGTCCCTCGGCCTCGACCCGATCACCGGCCGACAGGAACAGCGAACCGAGCCGCCCGAGTGA
- a CDS encoding SAM-dependent methyltransferase, with product MTETAGDDSSAPDLGEDSSAPDIEASTRRYYETSDVDAFYDAVWGGEDIHIGLYAHEREAIADASRRTVRHVADRVEDLLGPDAAVLDLGSGYGGSARALAERFGCRVMALDLSEEHNVRHRAANARRGLDDLIEVVSGSLNRLPYEAHRFDVVWSLEVLCHVADRDGALGEAVRVLRPGGALVFSDIMAAEDASAQELRPALSRLGVRSLATPSYYRDSLSALGLELDFEDRTEDLATHYARLHEEVRHRSGELRGVISPAYVDGLLANLPLWVDITRHGLLRWGIFHARRAPAA from the coding sequence GTGACCGAGACCGCCGGCGATGACAGCAGCGCACCCGACCTGGGCGAGGACAGCAGCGCACCCGACATCGAGGCGTCGACCCGCCGTTACTACGAGACGAGTGACGTCGACGCCTTCTACGACGCCGTCTGGGGCGGTGAGGACATCCACATCGGCCTCTACGCCCACGAGCGCGAGGCCATCGCGGACGCCTCGCGCCGCACTGTGCGGCACGTCGCGGACCGTGTCGAGGATCTGCTCGGGCCGGACGCCGCCGTGCTCGACCTCGGTTCGGGGTACGGCGGTTCGGCCCGTGCCCTCGCGGAGCGTTTCGGCTGCCGGGTGATGGCGCTCGACCTCAGCGAGGAGCACAACGTACGCCACCGCGCGGCGAATGCCCGACGAGGGCTGGACGACCTGATCGAGGTCGTGTCGGGCTCCCTCAACCGCCTGCCCTACGAGGCGCACCGCTTCGACGTGGTCTGGTCCCTGGAGGTCCTGTGCCATGTGGCGGACCGGGACGGCGCGTTGGGCGAAGCCGTACGCGTGCTGAGGCCCGGTGGCGCACTCGTCTTCTCGGACATCATGGCGGCCGAGGACGCGTCGGCGCAGGAGCTGCGGCCCGCGCTGTCCCGTCTCGGCGTCCGGAGCCTCGCGACGCCGTCGTACTACCGGGACAGCCTGTCCGCCCTCGGCCTCGAACTCGACTTCGAGGACCGCACCGAGGACCTCGCCACGCACTACGCACGCCTCCACGAAGAGGTGCGGCACCGCAGCGGGGAACTGCGCGGTGTCATCAGCCCGGCGTACGTGGACGGGCTGCTCGCCAACCTGCCGCTGTGGGTGGACATCACGCGGCACGGCCTGCTGCGCTGGGGGATTTTCCACGCGCGCCGGGCCCCCGCTGCCTGA
- a CDS encoding MFS transporter yields the protein MTTAIVTQVRSYDRSVQLLLANQFTINLGFYMLMPYLAQHLSGTLGLAGWLVGLVLGVRNFSQQGMFLVGGTLADRFGYKPLIVAGCVLRTVGFATLGLVDSVPALLVASAATGFAGALFNPAVRAYLAADAGERRVEAFALFNVFYQAGILLGPLVGMLLTGVDFRVTCLVSAVIFALLSVVQIRALPARRGDDAGTKGEAGAGEGAGSGDGVLAQWRRVVRNRAFLLFSTAMIGSYVLAFQVYLALPLEVRRLGGDGDFGTVAVALLFAVSGLATILGQTRVTAWCKERLTPGQALARGLLCMGVAFVPLLAATALPVPDGGTGRWLLAAVPPTLAALLLALGTMIAYPFEMDTIVRLAGNRLVATHYGLYNTICGVGITIGNLLTGAALDAAREAGMSALPWLALLLLGLGCSGALYGLHRAGRLTPVPSSEERSVRA from the coding sequence ATGACGACGGCGATTGTCACGCAGGTCCGGTCCTACGACCGGAGCGTCCAGCTGCTCCTGGCCAACCAGTTCACCATCAACCTCGGCTTCTACATGCTGATGCCGTACCTCGCCCAGCACCTCTCCGGCACCCTCGGCCTCGCCGGATGGCTCGTCGGACTCGTGCTCGGCGTACGCAACTTCAGCCAGCAGGGCATGTTCCTCGTCGGCGGCACGCTCGCCGACCGGTTCGGGTACAAGCCGTTGATCGTCGCGGGATGTGTCCTGCGTACCGTCGGATTCGCCACCCTCGGACTCGTCGACTCGGTGCCCGCGCTGCTGGTCGCCTCCGCGGCCACCGGGTTCGCCGGGGCGCTGTTCAATCCCGCGGTACGGGCCTACCTCGCCGCCGACGCGGGGGAGCGCCGCGTCGAGGCCTTCGCGCTGTTCAACGTCTTCTACCAGGCGGGCATCCTGCTGGGGCCGCTCGTCGGCATGCTGCTCACGGGCGTGGACTTCCGGGTCACCTGCCTCGTCTCGGCGGTGATCTTCGCGCTCCTGAGCGTCGTGCAGATCCGCGCGCTGCCCGCACGCAGGGGCGACGACGCGGGGACGAAGGGGGAGGCCGGTGCCGGTGAAGGTGCCGGTTCGGGTGACGGCGTCCTCGCGCAGTGGCGCCGCGTCGTCCGCAATCGTGCCTTCCTGCTCTTCTCGACGGCCATGATCGGCTCGTACGTCCTGGCCTTCCAGGTCTACCTTGCGCTGCCCCTGGAGGTACGACGCCTCGGCGGTGACGGCGACTTCGGTACCGTCGCCGTCGCGCTGCTCTTCGCAGTCTCCGGCCTCGCGACCATCCTCGGGCAGACCCGCGTGACCGCCTGGTGCAAGGAACGGCTGACGCCCGGACAGGCCCTGGCCCGGGGCCTGTTGTGCATGGGTGTCGCCTTCGTGCCGCTCCTCGCGGCGACGGCTCTGCCGGTGCCGGACGGGGGAACCGGGCGGTGGCTGCTCGCCGCCGTCCCGCCGACGCTCGCCGCGCTGCTGCTCGCCCTGGGCACGATGATCGCGTACCCCTTCGAGATGGACACGATCGTCCGGCTGGCGGGGAACCGGCTGGTCGCCACGCACTACGGCCTCTACAACACCATCTGCGGCGTCGGCATCACGATCGGCAATCTGCTGACGGGAGCCGCCCTGGACGCGGCGCGGGAGGCGGGGATGTCGGCGCTGCCGTGGCTCGCGCTGCTGCTGCTCGGCCTCGGCTGCTCGGGAGCTCTGTACGGGCTGCACCGCGCGGGACGGCTGACCCCCGTGCCGTCGTCGGAGGAGCGGTCGGTGCGGGCCTGA
- a CDS encoding iron chaperone, whose protein sequence is MSTVDVHEGFSAEERAAMKDHAKELKAAARRGSRADKAAEAERDVLARIAEMEDSDRIMAERVHAVVTANAPALAPKLWYGMPAYALDGKVVCFFQSAAKFKARYATLGFSDLAQLDEGPMWAAGFALREVIPDVEARIGALVRRAVG, encoded by the coding sequence ATGAGCACCGTAGACGTTCACGAGGGGTTCTCGGCCGAGGAGCGGGCCGCGATGAAGGACCACGCCAAGGAGTTGAAGGCGGCGGCCCGTCGCGGCTCGCGTGCGGACAAGGCGGCGGAGGCCGAGCGGGACGTTCTCGCGAGGATCGCCGAGATGGAGGACTCCGACCGGATCATGGCGGAGCGGGTGCACGCCGTCGTCACGGCGAACGCCCCGGCCCTCGCGCCGAAGCTCTGGTACGGGATGCCCGCCTACGCGCTCGACGGAAAGGTCGTCTGCTTCTTCCAGAGTGCCGCCAAGTTCAAGGCCCGTTACGCGACCCTCGGGTTCAGCGATCTGGCCCAGCTGGACGAGGGACCGATGTGGGCGGCCGGCTTCGCGCTGCGCGAGGTGATCCCGGACGTGGAGGCGCGGATCGGTGCGCTCGTCAGACGGGCGGTGGGGTGA
- a CDS encoding PLP-dependent cysteine synthase family protein has translation MHSPIAHESAHAAHSAHVPDSANAPDSANAPESAHAAASAHAAGSVRSAHPVHQVVAPTGSTLSGLVGNTPVLRVSDPLTPPGHGFWAKLEGFNPGGIKDRPGLHMVERARARGELRPGCRIVESTSGTLGLGLALAGTVHGHPVTLVTDPGLEPSMTRLLAAHGATVDTVPEPHPTGGWQQARRDRVAELLAEHPGSWCPDQYGNPDNVAAYTPLALELAAQLGHIDVLVCSVGTGGHSAGISRVLRQLYPGLRLVGVDTVGSTIFGQPARPRLMRGLGSSIYPRNVAYENFSEVHWVSPAESVWACRKLATSHYATGGWSVGAVALVAGWLARTLPRDTRIVAVFPDGPQRYLETVYDDTYCARHGLLDGAPADDPDVVHSPDEKEVGRWTRCTTVRDPLRAESEAR, from the coding sequence ATGCATTCTCCGATCGCGCACGAATCCGCCCACGCCGCTCATTCCGCCCATGTCCCCGACTCCGCGAACGCCCCCGACTCCGCGAACGCCCCCGAGTCCGCCCACGCCGCCGCCTCTGCCCACGCCGCAGGCTCCGTCCGCTCCGCCCACCCCGTCCATCAAGTCGTCGCCCCCACCGGATCCACCCTCTCCGGCCTCGTCGGAAACACCCCCGTCCTGCGCGTCTCCGACCCCCTTACCCCGCCCGGCCACGGCTTCTGGGCCAAGTTGGAAGGCTTCAACCCCGGTGGGATCAAGGACCGGCCAGGGCTGCACATGGTCGAACGAGCGCGTGCGCGCGGTGAGTTGCGGCCCGGCTGCCGCATCGTCGAGTCGACCAGCGGCACCCTCGGCCTCGGCCTCGCGCTGGCCGGTACGGTCCACGGGCACCCCGTCACCCTGGTCACCGACCCGGGCCTGGAGCCGTCCATGACGCGACTGCTCGCCGCCCATGGCGCGACCGTCGACACGGTGCCCGAGCCGCACCCCACCGGTGGGTGGCAGCAGGCCCGCCGCGACCGCGTCGCCGAACTCCTCGCCGAGCACCCGGGATCCTGGTGCCCCGACCAGTACGGCAACCCCGACAACGTCGCCGCCTACACCCCGCTCGCCCTCGAACTCGCCGCGCAGCTCGGCCACATCGACGTCCTGGTGTGCAGCGTCGGCACGGGCGGCCACTCCGCCGGCATTTCCCGCGTCCTGCGGCAGCTCTACCCCGGGCTGCGCCTCGTCGGCGTGGACACCGTCGGCTCGACCATCTTCGGCCAGCCCGCCAGGCCCCGGCTCATGCGCGGCCTGGGATCGAGCATCTACCCGCGCAATGTCGCCTACGAGAACTTCAGCGAGGTCCACTGGGTCTCGCCCGCCGAATCCGTCTGGGCATGCCGGAAGTTGGCGACCTCGCACTACGCGACCGGCGGATGGAGCGTCGGCGCGGTCGCGCTGGTGGCGGGCTGGCTCGCCCGGACGCTGCCACGCGACACTCGTATCGTCGCGGTCTTCCCCGACGGGCCGCAGCGCTACTTGGAGACCGTCTACGACGACACGTATTGCGCCCGGCACGGGCTCCTCGACGGGGCACCGGCCGACGATCCGGACGTCGTGCACAGTCCCGACGAGAAAGAGGTCGGCCGCTGGACCCGCTGCACCACCGTCCGGGACCCGCTGCGCGCCGAGAGCGAGGCGCGATGA
- a CDS encoding Imm53 family immunity protein produces MMDFLQSWYRSQCDGDWKHEFGIRIETLDNPGWNIEIDLTGTDVEGRTLPKTDMWKSPGGRWLWLSSDGQKFTASCDSISMDHAILRFKELMEGDGKGAGFVGS; encoded by the coding sequence ATGATGGATTTCCTGCAATCGTGGTATCGATCTCAGTGCGATGGGGATTGGAAGCACGAGTTCGGGATCCGGATCGAAACGCTCGATAATCCCGGTTGGAACATCGAGATTGATCTCACCGGTACCGATGTCGAGGGACGCACCCTCCCGAAGACCGATATGTGGAAGAGCCCTGGCGGGAGATGGCTCTGGTTGTCCTCCGACGGGCAGAAGTTCACGGCATCGTGTGACTCGATCTCCATGGATCATGCAATTCTTCGGTTCAAGGAGCTGATGGAGGGAGATGGGAAGGGGGCGGGCTTCGTGGGCTCCTAG
- a CDS encoding DUF3105 domain-containing protein, which produces MAKAKSNSGSKPNRPTTANKPGKKAVAAERRARVEAMQRAEQARERRNRIITVSVSTVIVAALIGFGAYAVDRADDKEEQNAAAAKKPVRGEKTWDAKKLGRNHVEKAVDYPMTPPVGGDHSQAWMTCEAKVYKKPIPNENAVHSLEHGAVWVTYNGKAPDAEVKKLADKVSRTSYSLMSPVEKQGSPIMLSAWGHQLTVDSAADPRVGEFFSKYVQGPQTPEPGAACAGGIDSA; this is translated from the coding sequence ATGGCCAAGGCCAAGTCCAACTCCGGCAGCAAGCCGAACAGACCCACCACCGCCAACAAGCCCGGCAAGAAAGCCGTCGCCGCCGAACGCAGAGCCCGCGTCGAGGCCATGCAGCGCGCCGAGCAGGCACGCGAGCGCCGCAACCGCATCATCACCGTCTCGGTGAGCACGGTCATCGTCGCCGCACTCATCGGCTTCGGCGCGTACGCCGTCGACCGGGCCGACGACAAGGAGGAACAGAACGCCGCCGCCGCGAAGAAGCCCGTGCGGGGCGAGAAGACGTGGGACGCGAAGAAGCTGGGCCGCAACCACGTCGAGAAGGCCGTCGACTACCCGATGACCCCGCCGGTAGGCGGCGACCACAGCCAGGCCTGGATGACCTGTGAGGCCAAGGTCTACAAGAAGCCCATACCGAACGAGAACGCCGTGCACAGCCTCGAACACGGCGCCGTCTGGGTCACGTACAACGGCAAGGCCCCCGACGCCGAAGTGAAGAAGCTGGCCGACAAGGTCTCCCGGACCTCGTACAGCCTGATGAGCCCGGTCGAAAAACAGGGGAGCCCCATCATGCTGTCGGCCTGGGGACATCAGCTGACCGTGGACAGCGCCGCCGACCCGCGGGTCGGGGAGTTCTTCAGCAAGTACGTGCAGGGCCCGCAGACCCCGGAGCCGGGCGCCGCGTGCGCCGGAGGGATCGACTCCGCGTGA
- a CDS encoding helix-turn-helix domain-containing protein has protein sequence MTATRRCANCRRSFTPKGGPGRPRLYCTTTCRAAAHRKAPPDDAATDASHHELIVEIAETLRVQADSLIASVHERQGSSELLRHRVELARQLEDLEAAVIRRARVAGESWQTLAAPLRISNETLRKKWSAQALERRLERRVSSSAEPSARPPDGPVFLPRQRGTMVGQVPRTRADDTTPPTPTPSPLTGDAAAPRTARQLLCAALSQLQRHQGGSLRELADHAGITPSYVSRVLSGERRPSWPVTRAIVESCGEEPAVLYPLWRLAHGQPVDVRVVTSEQAALEFHRFIRSLHLAADRPDPSLLVQPGNHELGVTEVDQVLTQVYVPDWPTTVRLVSALRGRPTDVRPLWHAARTLPPKSPGDRCSLQAASFG, from the coding sequence ATGACGGCCACCCGACGCTGCGCGAACTGTCGGCGCTCCTTCACTCCCAAAGGCGGCCCCGGCCGACCCAGGTTGTACTGCACCACCACCTGCCGTGCGGCGGCCCACCGCAAAGCCCCGCCCGACGACGCAGCGACCGACGCATCGCACCACGAGCTGATAGTCGAGATAGCCGAGACCCTCCGTGTGCAGGCGGACTCCCTGATCGCCTCCGTCCACGAGCGACAGGGCAGCAGCGAACTGCTGAGGCACCGCGTGGAGCTGGCTCGGCAGTTGGAGGACCTGGAGGCCGCCGTGATCCGTCGTGCTCGCGTCGCCGGCGAGTCCTGGCAGACCCTGGCCGCCCCACTCCGGATCAGCAACGAAACGCTGCGCAAGAAGTGGTCGGCGCAGGCCCTGGAACGGCGCCTGGAGCGGCGCGTGTCCAGTTCGGCCGAACCCTCGGCCAGACCACCCGACGGCCCGGTCTTCCTGCCGCGTCAGCGAGGCACCATGGTCGGGCAGGTGCCCAGAACGCGCGCGGACGACACAACGCCCCCCACGCCTACGCCTTCACCCCTCACCGGTGACGCCGCCGCCCCTCGCACGGCCCGCCAGCTCCTCTGCGCAGCCCTGTCCCAACTGCAGCGCCACCAGGGCGGATCACTGCGTGAGCTCGCGGACCACGCGGGGATCACTCCCTCCTACGTCTCGCGTGTACTCAGCGGCGAACGCCGCCCTTCCTGGCCGGTCACCCGCGCCATCGTGGAATCCTGCGGCGAGGAGCCCGCCGTGCTGTATCCACTGTGGCGCCTTGCCCACGGTCAGCCCGTGGACGTCCGGGTGGTCACCTCGGAGCAAGCGGCTCTCGAGTTCCACCGCTTCATCCGCAGCCTGCACCTCGCGGCCGACCGGCCGGACCCCAGCCTGCTGGTTCAACCCGGCAACCACGAGCTCGGCGTCACCGAAGTGGACCAGGTCCTGACTCAGGTATACGTGCCGGACTGGCCCACCACCGTGCGCCTCGTCAGCGCCCTGCGGGGCCGTCCCACCGACGTCCGCCCGCTGTGGCACGCCGCCCGCACCCTGCCGCCCAAGTCTCCCGGCGACCGCTGCTCGCTCCAGGCCGCTTCCTTCGGCTGA
- a CDS encoding DUF742 domain-containing protein, with translation MTTLRTPHPSRLAFPDARGTNETARRPTGLCHTWRRTGHRTRPRYQLAVETLVITTADEASLAEQPVRHRRIARLCREVTSVAEVSALLRLPLGTTRVLLADLTETGVVDVQPLAAQSPDGSPATPMLERVLAGLLAL, from the coding sequence TTGACCACCCTGCGCACACCACACCCGTCCCGACTCGCCTTCCCCGACGCCCGTGGCACGAACGAGACCGCCCGACGGCCGACCGGCCTGTGTCACACCTGGCGGCGGACCGGCCACCGCACCCGGCCTCGCTACCAGTTGGCCGTCGAAACACTCGTGATCACGACAGCGGACGAGGCGTCCCTGGCGGAACAGCCGGTGCGCCACCGGCGGATCGCCCGGCTGTGCCGCGAGGTGACCTCGGTCGCCGAGGTGTCCGCGCTCCTGCGCCTCCCACTGGGCACGACCCGTGTCCTCCTCGCCGACCTCACCGAGACCGGTGTCGTCGACGTCCAGCCCCTGGCCGCACAGTCCCCTGACGGCTCTCCGGCCACACCCATGCTGGAGCGCGTACTCGCCGGACTGCTCGCTCTCTGA